The Haloterrigena salifodinae genome window below encodes:
- a CDS encoding SHOCT domain-containing protein encodes MASRHWLYFGGFVVTGILLVGVGLLGLFDALSVLTGGATYSEEVLVLAMLGAAAEWVVAAIVLGLIAVAFLVATVVSVLRTKSIPRSDRLASIVERLEREYPVLRQFDASERVEPTTGDRRQRLKEQYVDGEITEAEFEREMQRLLDDDAADAQSRSNTHTNVEIDK; translated from the coding sequence ATGGCATCGCGTCACTGGCTGTACTTCGGCGGCTTCGTCGTCACCGGGATCCTACTGGTCGGCGTCGGGCTACTGGGACTCTTCGACGCGCTCTCCGTGCTCACCGGGGGCGCGACCTACAGCGAGGAGGTCCTCGTGCTGGCGATGCTCGGAGCGGCCGCCGAGTGGGTCGTCGCCGCGATCGTCCTGGGACTGATCGCGGTCGCGTTTCTGGTCGCGACGGTCGTCTCCGTCCTCCGGACCAAATCGATTCCCCGGAGCGATCGACTGGCGTCGATCGTCGAGCGCCTCGAGCGCGAGTATCCCGTCCTGCGGCAGTTCGACGCCTCGGAGCGAGTCGAGCCGACGACCGGGGATCGCAGACAGCGACTCAAAGAACAGTATGTCGACGGCGAGATCACCGAAGCGGAGTTCGAACGCGAGATGCAGCGACTGCTGGACGACGACGCCGCGGACGCGCAGTCGCGGTCGAATACGCACACGAACGTCGAGATCGATAAGTAA
- a CDS encoding helix-turn-helix domain-containing protein has translation MGLIAEFRLTSLDLPLTDAVAAVPEVTVYIERILVVDPDRPVVLCRVVDDSDGEFGTALADDPTVAEHIPLDESSGSTFYRIKLRNPPVPIYRKYVELGTTPLDGIVTVDGWWGRARFPGREALAEYRAFCVDRGASFQLERLTRESTADDPPFGLTQEQYDALIAARDAGYFAVPREASTEKIGERLGISGPSASERIRRGIDRLLENAL, from the coding sequence ATGGGGCTCATCGCGGAGTTCAGATTGACGTCGCTCGATCTCCCACTGACGGACGCGGTCGCGGCCGTCCCTGAGGTCACGGTCTACATCGAACGCATCCTCGTCGTCGATCCCGATCGACCCGTCGTCCTCTGTCGGGTCGTCGACGACTCCGACGGCGAGTTCGGCACCGCGTTGGCCGACGATCCCACGGTCGCAGAGCACATCCCGCTAGACGAATCGAGCGGCAGCACGTTCTACCGGATCAAACTTCGCAATCCGCCAGTCCCGATCTACCGAAAGTACGTCGAACTCGGTACCACGCCGCTTGACGGAATCGTGACCGTCGACGGCTGGTGGGGACGCGCCCGATTCCCCGGCCGCGAGGCGCTGGCCGAGTACCGCGCGTTCTGCGTCGACCGGGGCGCGTCCTTCCAACTCGAGCGACTCACCCGGGAATCGACGGCGGACGATCCACCGTTCGGCCTCACGCAAGAGCAATACGATGCGCTCATCGCGGCCCGGGACGCGGGCTACTTCGCGGTACCGCGGGAGGCGTCGACCGAGAAAATCGGCGAGCGACTGGGGATTTCGGGACCATCGGCCTCCGAGCGCATTCGTCGGGGGATCGATCGGTTGCTCGAGAACGCACTGTAG
- a CDS encoding MBL fold metallo-hydrolase, which yields MSTTTGASTRLIRNATILVDVGDTTFLVDPMFTPQGEMPTVTDNPAVPEFLTTANQDRNPLVPLPDIDLSYDAVVVTHRHPDHWDEAAKEELDADVPLFCQPEETDDFADEGFTDVRPVDDETSFEDVTIHRTPGRHGHGELAKGMGPVSGFVFDAGETVYVAGDTIWYEPVEEILDQFEPDMVVLNGGEAQFEQGEPITMGVEDISAVREATDATVVVVHMEAINHCLLSREELRAETEDVHVPEDGEQISL from the coding sequence ATGTCAACGACGACTGGAGCCAGCACTCGACTGATTCGCAACGCAACCATCCTCGTGGACGTGGGTGACACGACGTTCCTCGTCGACCCGATGTTCACGCCGCAGGGAGAGATGCCGACGGTGACGGATAACCCGGCGGTTCCGGAATTCCTCACCACAGCGAATCAAGACCGGAATCCGCTCGTTCCGCTGCCTGACATCGACCTCTCGTACGATGCTGTAGTCGTCACGCATCGCCACCCCGACCACTGGGATGAGGCGGCTAAGGAGGAACTCGACGCCGACGTGCCGCTGTTCTGTCAGCCCGAAGAGACGGACGACTTCGCAGACGAGGGATTCACCGACGTTCGCCCCGTCGACGACGAGACCTCGTTCGAGGATGTGACTATCCACCGGACTCCCGGTCGCCACGGGCACGGAGAGTTAGCCAAGGGAATGGGCCCCGTCTCGGGATTCGTGTTCGACGCCGGCGAGACGGTATACGTCGCGGGCGACACGATCTGGTACGAACCAGTCGAAGAGATCCTCGACCAGTTCGAGCCCGATATGGTCGTTCTCAACGGCGGCGAAGCACAGTTCGAGCAGGGCGAACCCATCACAATGGGCGTCGAAGACATCTCAGCTGTCCGCGAGGCCACCGATGCCACCGTCGTCGTCGTCCACATGGAGGCGATTAACCACTGCTTGCTGTCGCGTGAGGAACTGCGAGCGGAGACGGAGGACGTACACGTTCCTGAAGATGGGGAGCAGATCAGCCTGTAA
- a CDS encoding helix-turn-helix domain-containing protein: MREFVFTVEYEKGADEVMNLFIEHADLYARSMEINATSETVWGIDKVVGPTTVLDEFDDRLERVASDPNTTGMCGAPVTEYEYTILSSNPESRKIHSLRREGDGPRSIPLVAANHVGEGLIMRSERRGDQFRWRLLIDEPVAAIHEEVRENLREGLSLTVERLGTPPCLLEDGRVKQALTPEQKSALEAAIERGYYEEPRQQSVTEIAADVSVSRSTFQYRLNRAEAWLAQQFAADSLDVDLDVDLDPEDIEFIQ; the protein is encoded by the coding sequence TTGCGCGAGTTCGTCTTCACAGTCGAATACGAGAAGGGGGCCGACGAGGTGATGAATCTCTTTATCGAACACGCAGACTTGTATGCCCGGTCGATGGAGATCAATGCGACCAGCGAGACAGTGTGGGGGATCGACAAAGTCGTCGGCCCGACTACCGTTCTCGACGAGTTTGACGACCGGCTAGAACGCGTCGCCAGTGATCCGAATACGACTGGGATGTGTGGTGCGCCTGTGACCGAGTACGAGTACACGATCCTCTCGTCGAATCCGGAGTCACGGAAGATTCACTCGCTTCGCCGGGAAGGCGACGGCCCGCGGTCAATTCCGCTTGTCGCCGCGAACCACGTCGGCGAGGGGCTAATAATGCGATCGGAGCGTCGTGGCGATCAATTTCGATGGCGCTTACTTATCGACGAGCCTGTAGCAGCGATCCACGAGGAAGTCCGTGAGAACCTTCGGGAGGGGCTGTCGCTGACCGTCGAACGGCTCGGAACGCCGCCGTGTTTGCTCGAGGACGGTCGTGTCAAGCAGGCTCTCACGCCTGAACAGAAGTCGGCACTTGAGGCTGCAATCGAACGCGGGTACTATGAGGAGCCACGGCAGCAGTCGGTCACCGAGATTGCAGCCGATGTCAGCGTATCGCGTTCGACGTTCCAGTACCGTCTCAACCGGGCTGAAGCGTGGCTGGCACAGCAGTTCGCTGCCGATTCACTCGATGTCGACCTCGACGTGGATCTCGACCCCGAGGATATTGAGTTCATTCAGTGA
- a CDS encoding DUF7508 domain-containing protein: MPLQKPWRDLDRDAVSSAPDRPGVYEFGDSSGTVQAVDHGVLRDELKTALAYGDADRVRWTETHTLEQARELAADHRERLE; this comes from the coding sequence ATGCCGCTACAGAAACCCTGGCGGGACCTCGACCGGGACGCGGTCTCGAGCGCGCCCGATCGGCCCGGCGTCTACGAGTTCGGCGACAGTTCGGGAACGGTCCAGGCAGTCGACCACGGTGTCCTCCGCGACGAACTCAAAACCGCGTTGGCCTACGGCGACGCCGATCGCGTGCGATGGACGGAAACCCACACGCTCGAGCAGGCTCGCGAACTCGCCGCCGACCACCGCGAGCGACTCGAGTGA
- a CDS encoding shikimate kinase, whose protein sequence is MDGRAVAPAAGTVLNALATGTGSAFAIDLETTATVELTDDGEIDAEIAGQPDADTTLIERCVAMTLAEHADAAGLDASTVGARVRTDSEVPMAAGLKSSSAAANATVLATLDALEIADTVDRIDACRLGVRAARDAGVTATGAFDDASASMLGGVTVTDNTTDELLARETVDWDALVYTPPEQSFSADADISACERVAPMAELVAELALDGRYGEAMTVNGFAFSAALEFPTGPMVDVMPEVAGVSLSGTGPSYVAVGDRSTLEAIRDRWDDRDGTTRLLTTRTDGTQTT, encoded by the coding sequence ATGGACGGCCGCGCCGTCGCCCCAGCAGCCGGAACGGTTCTCAACGCGCTCGCAACCGGGACCGGCTCGGCGTTTGCGATCGACCTCGAGACGACAGCTACCGTCGAACTCACCGATGACGGCGAGATCGACGCCGAAATCGCCGGCCAGCCCGACGCCGACACGACGCTCATAGAGCGCTGCGTCGCGATGACGCTCGCCGAGCACGCCGACGCGGCGGGCCTCGACGCCTCGACCGTCGGCGCTCGAGTCCGAACGGACAGCGAGGTGCCGATGGCCGCGGGGCTGAAGAGCTCCAGCGCCGCGGCGAACGCGACCGTGCTCGCGACGCTCGACGCCCTCGAGATCGCCGATACGGTCGACCGGATCGACGCCTGTCGCCTGGGCGTTCGCGCGGCCCGCGACGCCGGCGTCACTGCGACGGGCGCCTTCGACGACGCCAGCGCGAGCATGCTCGGCGGCGTCACCGTCACCGACAACACGACCGACGAGTTGCTCGCCCGAGAGACGGTCGACTGGGACGCGCTCGTCTACACGCCGCCAGAACAGTCCTTCAGCGCCGACGCCGATATTTCGGCTTGCGAGCGCGTCGCGCCGATGGCCGAGCTCGTCGCGGAACTCGCCCTCGACGGTCGCTACGGCGAGGCGATGACCGTCAACGGCTTCGCCTTCTCGGCCGCCCTCGAGTTCCCGACGGGACCGATGGTCGACGTCATGCCCGAAGTCGCGGGCGTCTCCCTGTCGGGAACGGGCCCGAGCTACGTCGCCGTCGGCGATCGATCGACGCTCGAGGCGATCCGAGACCGGTGGGACGACCGAGACGGAACGACACGATTACTGACGACGCGAACGGACGGAACACAAACGACATGA
- a CDS encoding class I SAM-dependent methyltransferase — MAKRERETAGWQLEQSAPEAYERYLVPPMFAPWAERLIDEVNLESDDRVLDVGCGTGIVARRVADRVGGAGTVVGLDINEKMLEVAETTAAESRLEIEWRHGDATDLPFSDGTFDVVLCQQALQFVTDPATAFQEMHRVLSPGGRIAVSVWRPLEYNPGYVKLAKALERHVGDDAEAMMRSPFPEWNGDDLGTLVRDAGFDKRSLTIEIGSMRYPSVEEFVRREAASSPLSELLGNVESEVRETLVEEVRSALEDYTDDEGVVFPMESYLLATQ, encoded by the coding sequence ATGGCTAAACGAGAACGCGAAACGGCTGGATGGCAACTTGAACAGAGTGCCCCTGAAGCCTACGAGCGGTATCTCGTTCCTCCTATGTTCGCGCCGTGGGCTGAACGACTTATCGACGAAGTCAACTTGGAGAGCGATGACAGGGTTCTGGACGTGGGTTGTGGCACCGGCATCGTGGCACGACGTGTTGCCGACCGAGTAGGTGGTGCGGGAACCGTGGTGGGTCTGGATATCAATGAGAAGATGTTGGAAGTCGCCGAGACGACCGCTGCGGAGAGCCGACTGGAGATCGAATGGCGACACGGAGACGCAACCGATCTTCCGTTTTCCGACGGAACCTTCGATGTCGTCCTTTGTCAACAGGCGCTCCAGTTCGTTACTGACCCCGCAACCGCGTTTCAGGAGATGCACCGCGTATTGAGTCCGGGCGGGCGCATCGCGGTGAGCGTCTGGCGTCCGCTTGAGTATAATCCCGGATACGTCAAACTCGCCAAAGCGCTAGAGCGCCACGTCGGCGACGACGCCGAGGCAATGATGCGCTCGCCGTTCCCTGAATGGAACGGGGATGACCTCGGTACTCTCGTACGGGACGCCGGGTTCGATAAACGGTCGCTCACCATCGAAATCGGCTCGATGCGCTATCCCTCGGTAGAGGAGTTCGTTCGCCGAGAGGCGGCTAGCTCACCGCTATCGGAGCTACTCGGAAACGTCGAATCGGAAGTCCGAGAAACTCTGGTTGAAGAAGTCAGGAGTGCTCTGGAGGATTACACCGACGATGAGGGTGTCGTCTTCCCGATGGAATCGTATCTCCTTGCCACACAGTAG
- a CDS encoding chorismate mutase, with protein MTRNSETATDGGTENRIPDEMSLDELREEIQTIDREIVELIAQRTYVADTIAQVKDEQGLPTTDEKQEQQVMERAGENAEQFDVDANLVKAIFRLLIELNKVEQRENR; from the coding sequence ATGACTCGCAACTCCGAGACAGCCACGGACGGTGGGACAGAGAACCGAATCCCTGACGAGATGAGCCTCGACGAACTGCGCGAGGAGATCCAGACGATCGACCGCGAGATCGTCGAACTGATCGCCCAGCGCACCTACGTCGCCGACACCATCGCGCAGGTCAAGGACGAACAGGGCCTGCCGACGACCGACGAGAAACAGGAACAGCAGGTGATGGAGCGGGCCGGGGAGAACGCCGAACAGTTCGACGTCGACGCCAACCTCGTGAAGGCGATCTTCCGACTGCTGATCGAACTGAACAAAGTGGAACAGCGAGAAAATAGATAG
- a CDS encoding cupredoxin domain-containing protein, giving the protein MGWRFWCQTSDDEIPNRLEPDETVELHVDEDKIDDSNLPALTVEFGAFHFAPVGLHVEPGAIVEFVFNTPEHTATAYHPGQERQQRVSDGVPAFSSTVNEHHGFWLYRFEEEGVYDLFCAPHEWGGMGMRIVVGDDPGGVVRAPGRPPLPMTGVLLGTGLDGDIGHPDMEPQNIIDDGPISGHDLGIDLEVTITAPSPS; this is encoded by the coding sequence ATGGGATGGCGGTTCTGGTGCCAAACGAGTGATGACGAGATTCCGAACCGGTTGGAGCCGGACGAGACCGTTGAACTCCACGTCGACGAGGACAAAATCGACGATTCGAATCTCCCGGCCCTGACGGTCGAGTTCGGTGCGTTCCACTTCGCCCCCGTGGGGCTTCACGTGGAGCCGGGAGCAATCGTCGAATTCGTATTCAACACTCCGGAGCACACGGCGACGGCGTACCATCCGGGTCAAGAACGTCAGCAACGCGTCTCCGACGGCGTTCCGGCGTTCTCATCGACGGTCAACGAGCACCACGGGTTCTGGCTCTATCGCTTCGAGGAAGAAGGCGTATACGACCTGTTCTGTGCCCCGCACGAATGGGGAGGGATGGGCATGCGAATCGTCGTCGGGGACGATCCCGGCGGTGTCGTGCGGGCTCCTGGCCGTCCACCGCTTCCGATGACTGGTGTACTCCTCGGGACGGGACTAGACGGGGATATCGGCCATCCAGACATGGAACCGCAGAACATCATCGACGACGGGCCAATCTCTGGGCACGACTTGGGTATCGATCTCGAGGTGACGATAACGGCCCCAAGTCCGTCCTGA
- a CDS encoding DUF7128 family protein, whose translation MVLQTERDDATWWECETCGLLFDEKSDATEHENHCDDSDPSYIQ comes from the coding sequence ATGGTACTCCAGACGGAGCGCGACGACGCGACCTGGTGGGAGTGCGAGACCTGCGGGCTGTTGTTCGACGAGAAGTCAGACGCGACCGAACACGAGAACCACTGCGACGACTCCGACCCGTCGTACATCCAGTAA
- a CDS encoding DUF5796 family protein yields MSARNNVAPSTIAVDFVEGGVVVEYLDGRDVFYHGPPKPVEGAITTPPGKEVHVLVTDLDGVEGVMTYVNDRNTHDDILESTGVGRVMLDRDDEEELFPGVTVATEGYSIRVEADLSAVDGRVFVFAEDEMSEHAYELVESVDEDADATAEDESDGTASGDDTTGDGSGTNWG; encoded by the coding sequence ATGAGCGCGCGCAACAACGTCGCACCCAGCACGATTGCCGTCGACTTCGTCGAGGGCGGCGTCGTCGTCGAATATCTCGACGGTCGGGACGTCTTCTATCATGGCCCGCCGAAACCCGTCGAGGGAGCGATCACGACGCCGCCGGGCAAGGAAGTGCACGTCCTCGTCACCGACCTTGACGGCGTCGAGGGCGTCATGACCTACGTCAACGACCGCAACACCCACGACGACATCCTCGAGTCGACCGGCGTCGGCCGCGTGATGCTCGACCGCGACGACGAGGAGGAGCTGTTCCCCGGCGTCACTGTCGCCACGGAGGGCTATTCGATCCGCGTCGAGGCCGACCTCTCGGCGGTCGACGGCCGCGTGTTCGTCTTTGCCGAGGACGAGATGAGCGAGCACGCCTACGAACTCGTCGAAAGCGTCGACGAGGACGCCGACGCGACCGCCGAGGACGAATCGGACGGCACCGCCAGCGGTGACGACACCACCGGCGACGGATCCGGAACGAACTGGGGCTAA
- a CDS encoding Nramp family divalent metal transporter, translating to MSTKNRTPFQDLVGLSQKYGLAFVMVASYFGSGSVFIASQAGVMHGYTLLWAVVGAAFLGFIAQDMSARLGIHGESLMVFTRKKLGRPLATTIAIFLSVGCIAWTLGLVAAVGAGISFLLGGSVAWQPIAVLTTFAAIGVGLLHYDTVENMMIAMMVSLMVVYVVVALPSGADPSSVMTGFVPGTDTLGALAMAAGLLGTTALWPNFFLESILVHTKGWTDESDLPEARADLAIGYAVGGITTIVILIAAAALLRPMGFTELESFITPGKAMVEVLGAWAMVLFVGGVIAAAFNSIIPIMWTPAYILPQAAGYTVQKGDRLFNVLFAALTGIGVFSPVVSWWLDLSVVDMVILFPMYNGIFALPVAATLLFWAVNDRETMGEYCNTNALNVVNALLVLLAVILAALSIQDFTELITGGGF from the coding sequence ATGAGCACGAAAAACAGGACTCCATTTCAAGATCTGGTGGGGCTCTCACAGAAGTATGGACTAGCGTTCGTGATGGTTGCCAGTTACTTCGGCTCCGGCTCGGTATTCATTGCCAGCCAGGCTGGTGTCATGCATGGGTACACGCTGCTATGGGCCGTCGTCGGGGCGGCGTTCCTCGGATTTATTGCCCAAGATATGAGCGCTCGGCTGGGAATCCATGGAGAGTCGCTGATGGTGTTCACTCGCAAGAAACTGGGTCGACCACTGGCAACGACAATCGCAATTTTCCTGTCGGTCGGCTGCATTGCCTGGACGCTCGGACTCGTCGCTGCGGTCGGTGCTGGTATCTCGTTCCTGCTCGGGGGTAGTGTGGCGTGGCAGCCCATCGCCGTACTCACGACGTTCGCTGCGATTGGCGTCGGACTGCTACACTACGACACCGTCGAGAACATGATGATCGCGATGATGGTCTCGCTAATGGTCGTCTATGTGGTCGTCGCCCTGCCGAGCGGCGCCGACCCGAGTAGTGTCATGACTGGATTCGTACCGGGCACTGACACACTGGGTGCGCTAGCAATGGCAGCAGGTCTGCTTGGCACGACCGCATTATGGCCGAACTTCTTCCTGGAGTCGATTCTCGTCCATACTAAGGGTTGGACAGATGAGAGCGACCTGCCAGAGGCTCGGGCGGATCTGGCGATCGGCTATGCTGTCGGTGGGATCACAACGATCGTGATCTTGATCGCCGCGGCGGCGCTGCTGCGCCCAATGGGCTTTACGGAACTCGAGTCGTTCATCACGCCGGGCAAAGCGATGGTCGAGGTGCTCGGGGCGTGGGCGATGGTGTTATTCGTTGGCGGTGTGATTGCCGCGGCGTTCAACAGCATTATCCCGATTATGTGGACGCCGGCCTACATTCTCCCGCAGGCTGCGGGCTACACAGTTCAAAAGGGTGATCGGCTGTTCAATGTGTTGTTCGCAGCACTGACTGGGATCGGGGTCTTCTCGCCGGTGGTGAGCTGGTGGCTGGATCTCTCAGTCGTCGATATGGTGATTTTGTTTCCGATGTACAATGGGATCTTCGCACTGCCGGTCGCGGCTACGCTGCTGTTCTGGGCGGTTAATGATCGCGAGACGATGGGTGAGTACTGCAACACCAATGCACTAAACGTGGTCAACGCGTTGCTTGTACTCCTAGCAGTCATCTTGGCGGCCCTGTCGATTCAAGACTTTACTGAGCTTATCACCGGCGGTGGGTTCTAA
- a CDS encoding ribonucleotide-diphosphate reductase subunit beta, translated as MNMTRDARPEMRLDSSTRSHRYYRNAVEKHWDPHEIDLEADREGVAELPDPAFEGLKRSLALFGAGEESVTEDLAPLAVVLEDIEDQLFITTQLYEESKHTDFFDRYWREVIHTEEDRRGQERSSPTDERWFNDPYNELFERNERAMARLLEDDTPENRAKAHCHYHLTIEGILAQTGYYGLTLAYGEQESDLPDLPGLVEGLKLVRSDEGRHVGFGMAQLKSFVMDGEVDPDVLRDTVDELVPLVQDSLAGEGGASTEAGPGPSPSDLAEYAYNKHEQRMQQITTASEKIPDVEELTELDA; from the coding sequence ATGAACATGACGCGCGATGCACGGCCCGAGATGCGACTGGATTCGTCGACGCGTTCCCATCGATACTACCGGAACGCCGTCGAGAAGCACTGGGACCCCCACGAGATCGATCTCGAGGCAGACCGTGAGGGCGTCGCTGAACTCCCGGACCCGGCGTTCGAGGGGCTGAAACGGTCGCTGGCGCTGTTCGGCGCCGGCGAGGAGTCGGTGACCGAGGACCTCGCGCCGCTGGCGGTCGTCCTCGAGGACATCGAGGACCAGCTGTTCATCACGACCCAACTCTACGAGGAGTCGAAACACACCGACTTTTTCGACCGCTACTGGCGGGAGGTGATCCACACGGAGGAGGACCGACGCGGACAGGAACGGTCGTCGCCGACCGACGAGCGGTGGTTCAACGACCCCTACAACGAACTCTTCGAGCGCAACGAACGGGCGATGGCGCGCCTGCTCGAGGACGACACGCCGGAGAACCGCGCGAAGGCCCACTGTCACTACCATCTGACAATCGAGGGCATCCTCGCGCAGACCGGCTACTACGGGCTGACCCTCGCGTACGGGGAGCAGGAATCCGATCTCCCCGATCTGCCGGGGCTGGTCGAGGGGCTCAAACTGGTCCGCAGCGACGAGGGTCGCCACGTCGGCTTCGGGATGGCCCAGCTCAAGTCGTTCGTGATGGACGGCGAAGTCGATCCCGACGTGCTTCGGGACACGGTCGACGAACTGGTGCCGCTCGTCCAAGACAGCCTTGCCGGTGAGGGTGGAGCCAGCACTGAGGCGGGCCCCGGTCCAAGCCCGTCGGACCTCGCCGAGTACGCGTATAACAAACACGAACAGCGCATGCAACAGATCACGACCGCGAGCGAGAAGATTCCGGACGTCGAAGAACTGACCGAACTCGACGCGTAG